One window of Kosakonia cowanii JCM 10956 = DSM 18146 genomic DNA carries:
- the proS gene encoding proline--tRNA ligase, giving the protein MRTSQYLLSTLKETPADAEVISHQLMLRAGMIRKLASGLYTWLPTGLRVLKKVENIVREEMNNAGAIEVSMPVVQPADLWQESGRWEQYGPELLRFVDRGERPFVLGPTHEEVITDLIRNELNSYKQLPLNFFQIQTKFRDEVRPRFGVMRSREFLMKDAYSFHTSQESLQETYDAMYAAYSKIFSRMDLDFRAVQADTGSIGGSASHEFQVLAQSGEDDVIFSDSSDFAANIEFAEALAPKAPRAAATQEMTLVDTPNAKTIAELVEQFNLPIEKTVKTLLVKAEEGASEPLIALLVRGDHELNEVKAEKLPQVASPLTFATEEEIRALVNAGPGSLGPVNLPIPVVIDRTVAAMSDFSAGANIDGKHYFGINWDRDVATPEVADIRNVVAGDPSPDGKGTLLIKRGIEVGHIFQLGTKYSEALNAAVQGEDGRNQILTMGCYGIGVTRVVAAAIEQNHDDRGIIWPDAIAPFQVAILPMNMHKSYRVQELAEKLYADLRAQGIEVLMDDRKERPGVMFADMELIGIPHTVVIGDRNLDNDDIEYKYRRSGEKQMIKTGDVLDYLVKAIKG; this is encoded by the coding sequence ATGCGTACTAGCCAATACTTGCTCTCTACTCTGAAAGAGACGCCTGCCGACGCCGAAGTGATCAGCCACCAGCTGATGCTGCGCGCCGGGATGATCCGCAAACTGGCCTCCGGGTTGTACACCTGGTTGCCGACCGGTCTGCGCGTCCTGAAAAAAGTCGAAAACATCGTGCGTGAAGAGATGAACAACGCCGGTGCGATTGAGGTGTCCATGCCGGTCGTGCAGCCAGCCGACCTGTGGCAAGAGAGCGGTCGCTGGGAGCAGTACGGTCCGGAACTGCTGCGTTTTGTCGATCGCGGCGAGCGCCCGTTCGTGCTCGGCCCGACCCACGAAGAGGTGATCACCGATCTGATCCGCAACGAGCTGAACTCCTATAAACAGCTGCCGCTGAACTTCTTCCAGATCCAGACTAAGTTCCGCGATGAAGTGCGCCCGCGTTTCGGCGTGATGCGCTCGCGCGAGTTCCTGATGAAAGATGCTTACTCTTTCCATACTTCTCAGGAGTCGCTGCAAGAGACCTATGACGCGATGTACGCTGCGTACAGCAAAATCTTCAGCCGTATGGATCTCGATTTCCGCGCGGTGCAGGCAGACACCGGCTCCATCGGCGGTAGCGCATCCCATGAGTTCCAGGTGCTGGCGCAGAGCGGCGAAGATGATGTGATCTTCTCTGACTCCTCCGATTTCGCTGCCAACATTGAGTTTGCCGAAGCGCTGGCACCGAAAGCGCCGCGCGCGGCTGCCACACAGGAGATGACGCTGGTCGATACGCCAAATGCGAAGACCATCGCCGAGCTGGTTGAGCAGTTCAATCTGCCGATTGAGAAGACCGTTAAAACCCTGCTGGTGAAAGCCGAAGAGGGTGCCAGCGAGCCGCTGATTGCGCTGCTGGTGCGTGGCGATCACGAGCTGAACGAAGTGAAAGCGGAAAAACTGCCGCAGGTTGCCAGCCCGCTGACCTTCGCCACCGAAGAAGAGATCCGCGCGCTGGTCAACGCCGGCCCGGGTTCGCTCGGCCCGGTTAACCTGCCGATCCCGGTAGTGATTGACCGTACCGTTGCCGCCATGAGCGACTTCTCCGCGGGCGCGAACATCGATGGCAAACACTACTTTGGCATCAACTGGGATCGCGACGTGGCGACGCCGGAAGTGGCGGATATCCGCAACGTGGTAGCCGGCGATCCAAGCCCGGACGGCAAAGGCACCCTGCTGATCAAACGCGGTATCGAAGTGGGTCATATCTTCCAGCTCGGCACCAAATACTCTGAGGCACTGAACGCCGCCGTACAGGGTGAAGATGGCCGCAACCAGATCCTCACCATGGGCTGCTACGGTATTGGCGTGACGCGCGTTGTCGCGGCTGCCATTGAGCAGAACCACGACGATCGCGGCATCATCTGGCCGGACGCGATTGCTCCGTTCCAGGTTGCCATTCTGCCGATGAATATGCACAAGTCCTACCGTGTGCAGGAGCTGGCGGAAAAACTCTATGCCGATCTGCGCGCGCAGGGTATTGAAGTGCTGATGGACGATCGTAAAGAGCGTCCGGGCGTGATGTTTGCTGATATGGAACTGATCGGCATTCCGCACACCGTGGTGATTGGCGATCGCAACCTCGACAATGACGATATCGAATACAAATATCGTCGCAGCGGCGAGAAGCAGATGATCAAAACCGGCGATGTGCTGGATTACCTGGTAAAAGCCATCAAAGGCTAA